The Pseudomonas sp. G2-4 genome window below encodes:
- a CDS encoding LacI family DNA-binding transcriptional regulator, whose amino-acid sequence MATIKDVAALAGISYTTVSHVVNKTRPVSEEVRLKVEAAIKRLDYVPSAVARSLKAKTTATIGLLVPNSLNPYFAELARGIEDHCERNGYCVILCNSDDNPDKQRSYLRVLLEKRIDGLIVASAGGDVGLAEGLANVRTPMVIVDRGLDGVDADLVRIDHEYGAYLATRHLLELGHRDIAFIGGPADTSVAQMRLAGYCRALKEAGIELPVERMLESDFTSTGGYRAAAQLLEHQPPSAIFAANDMIGIGVLRAAAERNVRVPSELSVIGFDDIQMSRYVYPALTTVGQSILQLGEMAAQVLLRRIATPGLATDQRIVTPSIVLRESTAPLSGAFAQYR is encoded by the coding sequence GTCCCATGTGGTGAACAAGACGCGCCCGGTGAGCGAAGAAGTGCGGCTCAAGGTCGAGGCTGCGATCAAGCGCCTGGACTACGTGCCCAGCGCCGTGGCTCGTTCGCTCAAGGCCAAGACCACGGCGACCATCGGCCTGTTGGTGCCCAACAGCCTCAACCCCTATTTTGCCGAGTTGGCCCGGGGGATCGAGGATCATTGTGAGCGCAACGGCTATTGCGTGATCCTGTGCAACTCCGACGACAACCCGGACAAGCAGCGCAGTTATCTGCGAGTGCTGCTGGAAAAACGCATCGACGGCCTGATCGTTGCGTCCGCCGGTGGCGACGTCGGCCTGGCCGAGGGGTTGGCCAATGTGCGCACGCCCATGGTCATCGTCGACCGCGGGCTCGACGGCGTTGATGCGGACCTGGTGCGCATCGACCATGAGTACGGCGCGTACCTGGCGACCCGGCACCTACTGGAGCTGGGGCACCGTGATATCGCCTTTATCGGTGGCCCGGCCGACACCAGCGTGGCGCAAATGCGCTTGGCCGGTTATTGCCGCGCGCTGAAAGAGGCGGGGATCGAATTGCCCGTCGAGCGCATGCTTGAAAGTGATTTCACCAGTACCGGCGGTTACCGCGCAGCCGCGCAACTGCTTGAGCATCAGCCGCCCAGCGCCATTTTTGCCGCCAACGACATGATTGGCATCGGTGTGCTACGGGCCGCCGCCGAGCGCAATGTGCGCGTGCCCAGCGAACTGTCGGTCATTGGTTTTGATGACATTCAAATGAGCCGTTATGTCTACCCGGCGTTGACCACGGTGGGACAATCGATCCTGCAACTGGGCGAGATGGCGGCCCAAGTGCTGCTGCGGCGTATTGCTACGCCGGGGCTTGCCACCGACCAGCGCATCGTGACGCCCAGTATCGTCTTGCGAGAGTCGACTGCGCCGCTCTCCGGTGCATTCGCCCAATACCGCTGA
- the rbsK gene encoding ribokinase: MPAKVVVVGSLNMDLVTRASRLPRGGETLIGKSFSTIPGGKGANQAVAAARLGAQVSMVGCVGNDAYGQQLRGALLAEGIDCQAVGIVDDSSGVALIVVDDNSQNAIVIVAGANGALTPDVLDSVDEVLQSADVIICQLEVPDATVGHALKRGRELGKIVILNPAPASRVLPADWYACVDYLIPNESEAATLSGLTVDSLETAEAAATHLIAAGAGKVIVTLGAQGLIFANGSSFEHFPAPRVKAVDTTAAGDTFVGGFAAALASGQNEVDAIRFGQVAAALSVTRAGAQPSIPTLLEVQAFKS, encoded by the coding sequence ATGCCAGCAAAAGTAGTGGTAGTAGGCAGCCTGAACATGGACTTGGTGACCCGGGCGTCACGTCTGCCCCGGGGCGGTGAAACGCTGATCGGCAAGTCGTTCTCCACCATCCCGGGGGGCAAGGGCGCCAACCAGGCAGTGGCCGCCGCACGCCTGGGTGCGCAGGTGTCCATGGTCGGCTGCGTGGGCAATGATGCCTATGGCCAGCAATTGCGCGGTGCGTTGCTGGCCGAGGGCATCGATTGCCAGGCGGTCGGCATCGTGGACGACTCCAGCGGTGTGGCGTTGATCGTTGTCGATGACAACAGCCAGAATGCGATCGTTATCGTCGCCGGTGCCAACGGTGCGCTCACTCCTGACGTGTTGGACAGTGTCGATGAGGTGCTGCAAAGCGCCGATGTCATCATCTGTCAGCTCGAAGTGCCGGACGCCACCGTTGGCCATGCCCTCAAGCGAGGCCGTGAGCTGGGCAAGATCGTGATCCTGAACCCGGCGCCGGCCTCCCGGGTGTTGCCGGCCGATTGGTACGCCTGCGTCGACTATCTGATCCCCAATGAAAGCGAGGCGGCGACCCTGAGCGGGCTGACGGTTGATTCCCTGGAGACTGCCGAAGCCGCCGCGACGCACTTGATCGCGGCGGGTGCCGGCAAGGTGATCGTGACCTTGGGCGCCCAGGGACTGATATTCGCCAACGGCTCGAGCTTCGAGCACTTTCCGGCCCCGCGGGTCAAGGCGGTGGACACCACGGCGGCGGGGGACACCTTTGTCGGCGGTTTCGCGGCCGCCCTGGCCAGTGGTCAAAATGAGGTCGACGCGATTCGTTTCGGTCAGGTCGCCGCCGCCTTGTCGGTTACCCGTGCGGGGGCGCAGCCCTCCATTCCCACCTTGCTTGAAGTACAGGCTTTCAAATCATGA
- the rbsD gene encoding D-ribose pyranase has protein sequence MKKTPLLNVALSRLIASLGHGDKVVIGDAGLPVPPQVELIDLALTHGIPDFVSTLKVVLSEMQVESHVLAEEIFDKQPAALTTLEALHAEGALGARELVSHEQFKMLSRDARAIIRTGECSPYCNIVLIAGVTF, from the coding sequence ATGAAAAAGACGCCGTTGTTGAACGTGGCACTGTCGCGACTGATCGCCTCCCTCGGCCATGGCGACAAAGTGGTCATCGGTGATGCTGGCCTGCCGGTACCGCCCCAGGTCGAGTTGATCGACCTGGCCCTGACCCATGGCATTCCCGATTTTGTCAGCACCTTGAAGGTGGTGCTCAGCGAAATGCAGGTGGAAAGCCATGTGCTGGCTGAGGAAATTTTCGATAAACAACCGGCGGCCCTGACGACGCTGGAAGCGCTGCATGCCGAAGGGGCGCTCGGGGCGCGGGAGCTGGTCAGCCATGAACAGTTCAAGATGCTTAGCCGTGACGCCCGGGCGATTATTCGCACCGGAGAGTGCTCGCCGTACTGCAACATTGTGTTAATCGCTGGAGTCACCTTCTAA